A single genomic interval of Sinorhizobium garamanticum harbors:
- a CDS encoding TIGR02117 family protein, translating into MTKTVRRFFTAIVLLMLAVAFGTLVPRPLMPVYASSEMAGSRRVLLISGPIHTDIALPLDEALRARFSFVGSAGVPLRHPGGEWLIFGWGGRAFYLETPTWSDLKPLPVLRALTIDRSVMHVDIAGRIVEPQESVTAFEVDDAEFERLVNFISDSFEKEAGQVVPIRDFSYGPDDRFFEAKGYFNALFGCNTWTASALRSAGIRTGFWNPLPATLGVSLDLHN; encoded by the coding sequence ATGACTAAAACGGTCAGGCGGTTCTTCACGGCCATCGTGCTCCTTATGCTCGCCGTCGCTTTCGGGACATTGGTTCCGCGTCCGCTCATGCCCGTCTATGCTTCATCCGAGATGGCGGGCTCGCGACGGGTCCTACTGATTTCCGGCCCGATTCACACAGACATCGCCCTTCCCTTGGATGAGGCATTGCGGGCAAGATTCAGTTTTGTCGGTAGCGCCGGTGTACCTCTTCGGCACCCTGGCGGCGAATGGCTGATCTTCGGGTGGGGAGGGCGCGCCTTTTATCTGGAAACGCCAACCTGGAGCGATCTGAAACCGCTACCGGTTTTGCGGGCACTCACTATCGATCGCTCCGTGATGCACGTCGACATCGCAGGGCGTATCGTCGAACCGCAGGAATCAGTCACTGCATTTGAGGTCGATGACGCGGAATTCGAGCGGCTTGTGAACTTCATATCCGATAGCTTCGAGAAAGAGGCGGGCCAAGTCGTCCCGATTCGTGACTTCTCATACGGTCCGGACGATCGCTTCTTCGAGGCGAAGGGCTATTTCAACGCGCTGTTCGGCTGCAATACCTGGACTGCAAGCGCATTGAGATCAGCCGGCATTCGGACCGGATTCTGGAATCCTCTTCCAGCAACGCTTGGCGTCTCGCTCGACCTCCACAATTAG
- a CDS encoding peroxiredoxin translates to MLGRKVPAVTFRTRVRDEAVGGSNPFRWQDVSSDDYFAGKRVVLFSLPGAFTPTCSTYQLPDFEKLAAEFRAEGIDEIYCISVNDAFVMNAWGKSQNLENVKLIPDGSGEFTRKMGMLVAKDNLGFGMRSWRYGAVINNGVVEQWFEEEGYSDNCDSDPYGVSSPQNILTALKSQKIAA, encoded by the coding sequence ATGCTCGGCAGAAAAGTTCCCGCTGTAACCTTCCGCACCCGCGTCCGCGACGAAGCCGTCGGCGGTTCCAATCCGTTCCGCTGGCAGGATGTTTCGTCGGACGACTATTTCGCCGGCAAACGCGTCGTGCTGTTTTCGCTCCCAGGTGCCTTCACGCCGACCTGCTCGACATACCAGCTTCCGGATTTCGAAAAGCTCGCCGCTGAGTTCCGCGCCGAAGGCATCGATGAGATCTACTGCATTTCGGTCAACGACGCCTTCGTGATGAACGCCTGGGGCAAGTCGCAGAACCTCGAAAACGTCAAGCTGATCCCGGACGGCTCGGGTGAATTCACCCGCAAGATGGGCATGCTGGTCGCCAAGGACAATCTCGGCTTCGGCATGCGCTCCTGGCGTTATGGCGCCGTCATCAACAATGGCGTCGTCGAGCAGTGGTTCGAAGAGGAAGGCTACTCCGACAATTGCGACAGCGATCCGTACGGCGTTTCCTCGCCGCAAAACATTCTCACCGCGCTGAAGTCGCAAAAGATCGCCGCCTGA
- a CDS encoding putative quinol monooxygenase has protein sequence MVCVIAYLKAHTGKGDDVVALAAPLLEASRTEAGCISYDLYRKPAEPDTLVFVEHWKDRAAVDAHFAEPYLKAFQAAMADLLADVRIEVLHPEKIEVI, from the coding sequence ATGGTTTGCGTTATCGCATATCTGAAGGCACATACGGGCAAAGGCGATGACGTCGTCGCCCTAGCGGCACCGCTGCTTGAAGCCAGCCGCACGGAAGCGGGCTGCATCAGCTATGATCTCTATCGCAAGCCCGCGGAACCGGACACGCTGGTCTTCGTCGAGCACTGGAAAGACCGGGCGGCCGTGGACGCGCATTTTGCCGAGCCGTACCTGAAGGCCTTTCAGGCGGCGATGGCGGATCTCCTGGCGGACGTTCGCATCGAGGTCCTGCACCCGGAAAAGATAGAGGTGATCTGA
- the ureE gene encoding urease accessory protein UreE: MPYRSTEVLSPGPADKVPLHSVTLAHDERHLRRKLLHLENDDVVMLDLKQPVMLADGDLLVLEGGGYIRIKAANEALYEVRARDGLHLIELAWHLGNRHLPAAVEEGRILIARDPVIRAMLEGLGATVSEVTEPFQPLRGAYHGGGHGHDHHGHGGHHHDHG; encoded by the coding sequence GTGCCTTATCGCTCGACCGAAGTTCTGTCGCCAGGCCCCGCGGACAAGGTGCCGCTTCACAGTGTGACGCTCGCCCATGACGAGCGCCATCTGCGGCGCAAGCTGCTCCATCTCGAAAACGACGATGTGGTGATGCTCGACCTCAAGCAACCGGTGATGCTCGCCGATGGCGACCTCCTGGTGCTGGAAGGCGGCGGCTATATCCGGATCAAGGCCGCCAACGAGGCGCTTTACGAGGTTCGCGCACGGGACGGCCTACATCTCATCGAACTTGCCTGGCATCTCGGCAATCGACATCTTCCGGCGGCGGTCGAGGAGGGGCGGATCCTGATCGCCCGCGATCCCGTCATCCGTGCGATGCTCGAAGGGCTGGGCGCCACTGTCAGCGAAGTGACCGAACCGTTCCAACCGCTGCGTGGTGCTTATCATGGTGGCGGGCACGGTCACGACCATCACGGCCATGGCGGTCACCATCACGATCATGGCTGA
- a CDS encoding urease accessory protein UreF, producing the protein MADQADTRALLRLVTWLSPAFPVGSFAYSGGLEQAVHDGLVTSAEELRLWLETLLTRGGMWNDAVLLAESYRGHDDPRRLKAASELAEALAGSSERHMETVLQGEAFLAAARSWPSAVFELLGPVAVYPVAVGAVAGAHGTGLRSSLAAFLGAAASNAVSAAIRCGVIGQRDGVAVLAGLENTIAAVAERAAQSSLDELGSATIMADVSSLRHETLYTRLFRS; encoded by the coding sequence ATGGCTGACCAGGCCGACACGCGGGCGCTTTTGCGCCTGGTCACCTGGCTCTCACCTGCCTTTCCGGTCGGTTCCTTCGCCTATTCCGGGGGGCTGGAACAGGCGGTTCACGATGGCCTCGTCACCAGTGCCGAAGAGCTGCGGCTTTGGCTGGAAACGCTGCTGACGCGCGGCGGCATGTGGAACGACGCCGTTCTCCTCGCCGAAAGCTACCGGGGACATGACGATCCGCGACGATTGAAGGCGGCGAGCGAGCTGGCCGAAGCGTTGGCGGGTTCGTCGGAGCGGCACATGGAAACCGTATTGCAGGGCGAGGCGTTTCTTGCCGCCGCGCGCAGCTGGCCGAGCGCCGTATTCGAGTTGCTCGGACCGGTGGCGGTCTATCCGGTGGCGGTCGGTGCCGTGGCCGGTGCGCATGGCACGGGACTGCGGTCCTCCCTGGCGGCCTTTCTCGGCGCCGCGGCCTCGAACGCCGTTTCGGCTGCCATCCGCTGCGGCGTAATCGGTCAGCGCGATGGCGTCGCTGTGTTGGCCGGCCTCGAAAACACGATTGCCGCTGTAGCCGAACGCGCCGCGCAGAGCTCGCTGGACGAGCTTGGCTCGGCTACGATCATGGCGGATGTTTCGTCGCTGAGACACGAAACCCTCTATACCCGCCTGTTCCGCTCCTAG
- the ureG gene encoding urease accessory protein UreG, translating to MSSKNGPLRVGIGGPVGSGKTALTDKLCKAMREKYSVAVVTNDIYTKEDAEALVRMQALPSERIVGVETGGCPHTAIREDASINLQAIADLNRRIPDLDVVFIESGGDNLAATFSPDLADLTIYVISVCQGEEIPRKGGPGITKSDLLVINKKDLAPYVGADLDVMERDAERMRAAKPFVFSDMKRGDGIDRIVEFLTVQGGL from the coding sequence ATGTCATCGAAAAACGGTCCGCTTCGCGTCGGGATCGGCGGCCCGGTTGGTTCCGGCAAGACGGCGCTGACGGACAAGCTCTGCAAGGCGATGCGGGAGAAATATTCCGTCGCGGTCGTCACCAATGACATCTACACCAAGGAAGATGCCGAAGCGCTGGTACGGATGCAGGCACTGCCGTCGGAACGGATCGTCGGTGTCGAAACCGGTGGCTGCCCGCATACGGCGATACGCGAGGACGCGTCGATCAATCTGCAGGCGATCGCCGATCTCAACCGCCGGATTCCCGATCTCGACGTGGTCTTCATCGAATCGGGCGGCGACAATCTGGCGGCGACCTTTTCTCCCGATCTCGCCGACCTGACGATCTACGTAATCTCCGTCTGCCAGGGCGAGGAAATTCCGCGCAAGGGCGGCCCGGGGATCACCAAGTCCGATCTCCTTGTGATCAACAAGAAGGACCTCGCGCCCTATGTCGGGGCCGACCTCGACGTGATGGAACGGGACGCGGAGCGAATGCGCGCGGCAAAGCCGTTCGTGTTTTCGGACATGAAGCGCGGCGACGGCATAGACCGGATCGTCGAGTTTCTCACGGTACAGGGGGGACTTTAG
- a CDS encoding efflux RND transporter permease subunit yields MNFSAWSIRNPVAPILAFFVLVVLGWQSFNSLPITRFPNIDVPIVQIAVTQSGAAPAELETQVTKEIEDAVAGVSGVDHIQSTITDGSSTTAVIFRMEVPTTQAVQDVKDAIDRIRSDLPTSIEEPIVSKVDVEGQAIQTFAVSSPGMTLEELSWFVDDTIKRAIQGKSGIGRVDRYGGSDREVRIELNEDRLNSFGITAADVNSQLRRMNMDLGSGRGQVGGSEQAIRTLGDTRDVAELSNTMISLPNGRFVRLSKLGTVTDTYEEPKSFARFNGNPGVTFAVFRSKGASEVTVAETVAKTLDEIRAKNPDVTIEMVDDSVYFTYGNYEAAIHTLIEGALLAVLVVMLFLRNWRATLISAVALPLSAIPTFWVMELLGFSLNLVSFLAMTLATGILVDDAIVEIENIERHIRMGKSPYKASIEAADEIGLAVIATTFTIIAVFVPVSFMPGIPGQYFIQFGLTVAVSVFFSLLVARLITPVMAAYLMKPTDVGGGHYNGDGFMMRQYSRVVRFTTKRWYTRYATLLAAILLSIGSVFALIVFVPGSFLPPEDNSRVSLSIELPPDAMLEDTDRTTTEIYNRIKDIDGVENVFVLGGASPKGDLELRRAAVTVLLKKLDHSLVNKVVNDVMGRTPLIGKYLPKLPPAGRIKPQSEIEREIFAKLRSIPDVRVTKLNDRGERDLSFNLLSNNDADLDTAVATLEAKLRSDPLLANVSPDGALPRPELQIRPRADQMSRLGITTQQISEVIRVATIGDIDAQLTKIALDGRLIPIRVQLNRDFRTDLAAIRNLKVQTASGATVPLSSVADINYSEGPSSIKRYDRNRVVALGADLPIGVALNTASDRFKQIAAEAKLPGTVEFLESGDAEVQAEMQQSFGNAMLLGLMMVLVVLILLFKDVIQPFTILFSLPLAIGGVAAGLILTQNALSMPVLIGILMLMGIVTKNAILLVDFGIEMMHHGMDRTMSMIEAGRKRARPIVMTSIAMSAGMLPSALGVGEGGSFRAPMAIAVIGGIIVSTILSLVVVPSFFLIMDDLSRLLARIFGRFVGKKEEEDLPLDRETLTQLAAEQGGTLEELQERIKALEEQRDDKSDRKVINHPALAAE; encoded by the coding sequence ATGAACTTCTCAGCCTGGTCCATCCGCAATCCGGTCGCGCCGATTCTGGCCTTCTTCGTGCTGGTCGTGCTCGGCTGGCAGTCGTTCAATTCGCTGCCGATCACCCGCTTCCCGAACATCGACGTGCCGATCGTACAGATCGCCGTCACGCAGAGCGGCGCCGCCCCCGCTGAACTCGAAACCCAGGTCACCAAGGAGATCGAGGACGCGGTCGCCGGCGTCTCCGGCGTCGACCACATCCAGTCGACGATCACCGACGGCAGTTCAACCACCGCCGTCATCTTCCGCATGGAGGTGCCGACGACTCAAGCCGTGCAGGACGTCAAGGACGCGATCGACCGCATCCGCAGCGACCTGCCGACCTCGATAGAGGAGCCGATCGTCTCCAAGGTCGACGTCGAAGGCCAGGCGATCCAAACTTTCGCCGTCTCCTCCCCCGGCATGACGCTCGAGGAGCTCTCCTGGTTCGTGGATGACACGATCAAGCGTGCGATCCAGGGCAAGAGCGGCATCGGCCGTGTCGACCGCTATGGCGGCTCCGACCGCGAGGTCCGCATCGAGCTCAATGAAGACCGACTGAACTCCTTCGGCATCACCGCCGCCGATGTCAACAGCCAGCTTCGCCGGATGAACATGGATCTCGGTTCCGGGCGCGGCCAGGTCGGCGGCAGCGAACAGGCGATCCGCACGCTCGGCGACACGCGCGACGTGGCCGAGCTTTCCAATACGATGATTTCGCTCCCGAACGGTCGCTTCGTGCGCCTGTCGAAACTCGGCACGGTGACCGACACCTACGAGGAGCCGAAGTCGTTTGCCCGCTTTAACGGCAACCCGGGCGTCACCTTCGCGGTCTTCCGCTCCAAGGGCGCCAGCGAAGTGACCGTCGCCGAAACGGTCGCCAAGACGCTCGACGAAATCCGGGCGAAGAATCCGGATGTCACTATCGAGATGGTGGACGATTCGGTCTACTTTACCTACGGCAACTACGAGGCCGCCATTCACACGCTGATCGAAGGCGCCCTGCTCGCCGTTCTCGTCGTGATGCTGTTCCTGCGCAACTGGCGCGCAACCCTAATCTCGGCGGTCGCGTTGCCGCTCTCTGCGATTCCAACCTTCTGGGTGATGGAGCTCCTCGGCTTCTCGCTGAACCTCGTCAGCTTCCTCGCGATGACGCTCGCGACCGGTATCCTCGTCGATGATGCGATCGTGGAGATCGAGAACATCGAGCGGCATATCCGCATGGGCAAGTCGCCTTACAAGGCCTCGATCGAGGCGGCGGACGAAATCGGCCTTGCGGTGATCGCCACCACCTTCACCATCATCGCCGTCTTTGTCCCGGTCTCCTTCATGCCGGGCATTCCGGGGCAGTACTTCATCCAGTTCGGCCTGACGGTCGCGGTCTCCGTCTTCTTTTCGCTGCTCGTCGCCCGCCTGATCACGCCGGTGATGGCCGCCTATCTGATGAAGCCGACGGATGTCGGCGGCGGTCACTACAATGGCGACGGCTTCATGATGCGGCAGTACAGCCGCGTCGTGCGCTTCACCACGAAACGCTGGTACACCCGCTATGCCACACTGCTTGCCGCTATCCTCCTCTCGATCGGCTCCGTTTTCGCGCTGATCGTCTTCGTGCCAGGCAGCTTCCTGCCGCCGGAGGACAATTCGCGCGTGAGCCTGTCGATCGAATTGCCGCCGGATGCGATGCTCGAGGATACGGATCGCACAACGACCGAGATCTACAACCGCATAAAGGACATAGACGGCGTCGAAAACGTCTTCGTGCTCGGCGGCGCCTCGCCGAAGGGCGATCTCGAACTGCGGCGCGCCGCAGTCACGGTGCTTCTCAAGAAGCTCGATCACTCCCTCGTCAACAAAGTCGTCAACGACGTCATGGGCCGCACGCCACTTATCGGCAAGTATCTTCCGAAGCTGCCGCCGGCGGGCCGCATCAAGCCGCAATCTGAGATCGAAAGGGAGATATTCGCAAAGCTGCGCTCGATCCCCGACGTTCGCGTCACCAAGCTCAATGACCGTGGCGAGCGCGATCTATCGTTCAACCTGCTTTCCAACAACGACGCAGACCTGGACACGGCGGTCGCGACTCTCGAAGCGAAGCTGCGCAGCGATCCCCTGCTCGCCAATGTCAGCCCCGACGGCGCATTGCCGCGGCCGGAACTGCAGATCCGTCCGCGCGCCGATCAGATGTCCCGCCTCGGCATCACCACGCAGCAGATCTCCGAGGTGATCCGCGTCGCCACAATCGGCGACATCGACGCGCAACTCACCAAGATCGCGCTCGACGGCCGGCTGATCCCGATCCGCGTCCAGCTCAACCGCGATTTCCGCACGGATCTCGCGGCAATCCGCAACCTCAAGGTCCAGACCGCGTCGGGGGCGACCGTTCCGCTTTCGAGCGTCGCGGACATCAACTATTCGGAGGGTCCCAGCTCCATCAAGCGATACGATCGCAACCGCGTCGTGGCGCTCGGTGCCGACCTGCCGATCGGCGTCGCGCTCAACACCGCGTCCGACCGCTTCAAGCAGATCGCGGCCGAAGCCAAGCTGCCCGGGACGGTGGAGTTCCTCGAAAGCGGCGACGCCGAGGTGCAGGCAGAAATGCAGCAGAGCTTCGGCAACGCCATGCTGCTTGGCCTGATGATGGTGCTGGTGGTGCTCATCCTCCTGTTCAAGGACGTGATCCAGCCGTTCACCATCCTGTTCTCGCTGCCGCTCGCAATCGGCGGCGTTGCGGCCGGGCTGATCCTGACCCAGAACGCGCTTTCGATGCCGGTGCTGATCGGTATCCTCATGCTGATGGGTATCGTCACCAAGAACGCGATCCTGCTCGTGGATTTCGGTATCGAGATGATGCATCACGGCATGGACCGCACCATGTCGATGATCGAAGCCGGCCGCAAGCGTGCACGCCCGATCGTCATGACCTCGATCGCCATGTCCGCCGGCATGCTGCCGTCGGCGCTCGGCGTCGGTGAAGGCGGCTCCTTCCGCGCGCCGATGGCGATCGCGGTGATCGGCGGCATCATCGTCTCGACCATCCTCAGCCTCGTCGTGGTTCCCTCATTCTTCCTGATCATGGACGACCTTTCGCGGCTGCTCGCCCGCATCTTCGGCCGCTTCGTCGGCAAGAAAGAGGAGGAGGACCTGCCGCTCGACCGCGAGACACTGACACAGCTCGCCGCCGAACAGGGCGGCACGCTCGAGGAATTGCAGGAGCGCATCAAGGCGCTGGAAGAGCAGCGTGACGACAAGTCCGATCGCAAGGTCATCAACCATCCCGCGCTTGCCGCCGAATAA
- a CDS encoding efflux RND transporter periplasmic adaptor subunit, which yields MAQKLLPLFGACAAMTLCAFSSAFAEEAAKPQQSQALPSIVVTEAVEQSISDRVIATGSIEAVEETYVSPLVDGLSIRSLNVDVGDRVEEGSTLVVLNDDALLLQRSQLEANLAKAEASLAQLRAQLAEMTANSEEATRVADRAVRLSENGTVSTAEADRLKALAAAARARVHSAEQSMSVATADINVVQAQIDDIDLRLARTAVKAPVSGVISAKNAKIGAIASGSGEPLFAIIRDGAIEMKADVAEADLIKLAVGQPASVRLAGSSTTIEGKIRLIAPTVDPQTRLGAVDIALSDTSKARAGMYASAVITVEQKQTVVLPQTAVTAEDGKAIVRKVEDGVVRLVPVVTGIQDGQFVEILSGLKAGEQAVAKAGAYVRDGDRINPVKSAQPATN from the coding sequence ATGGCTCAGAAGCTTCTACCTCTTTTCGGCGCCTGCGCGGCAATGACACTGTGCGCATTTTCCAGCGCCTTCGCCGAAGAGGCCGCCAAGCCGCAACAATCGCAGGCGCTCCCCTCCATCGTCGTTACCGAAGCCGTAGAGCAATCGATCAGTGACCGCGTCATCGCCACCGGCTCCATCGAGGCGGTCGAGGAAACCTATGTTTCGCCGCTGGTCGACGGCCTTTCCATCCGATCTTTGAACGTCGATGTCGGCGACAGGGTCGAAGAAGGCAGCACCCTGGTCGTGCTCAACGACGACGCGCTGCTGTTGCAGAGGAGCCAGCTCGAAGCCAACCTCGCCAAGGCAGAGGCGTCGCTCGCCCAACTGCGCGCCCAGCTTGCCGAAATGACCGCCAATTCGGAAGAGGCGACACGCGTTGCCGATCGTGCCGTGCGGCTGTCTGAGAATGGCACGGTGTCGACTGCCGAGGCGGACCGCTTGAAGGCGCTCGCCGCTGCCGCCCGCGCCCGCGTTCACTCGGCCGAGCAATCGATGAGTGTCGCTACGGCAGACATCAACGTGGTGCAGGCACAGATCGATGACATCGACCTGCGTCTTGCGCGTACCGCTGTGAAGGCCCCCGTCAGCGGCGTGATCTCCGCCAAAAACGCCAAGATCGGCGCCATCGCCAGCGGCAGCGGTGAGCCGCTCTTTGCTATCATCCGCGACGGTGCGATCGAGATGAAGGCGGATGTCGCCGAGGCCGACCTCATCAAACTTGCGGTCGGACAGCCGGCGTCGGTCAGGCTCGCCGGAAGCAGCACCACGATCGAGGGCAAAATCCGGCTGATCGCGCCGACCGTGGACCCTCAGACGCGGCTTGGCGCAGTCGACATTGCTCTCAGCGACACGTCCAAGGCTCGCGCCGGCATGTATGCGAGCGCGGTCATCACCGTCGAACAAAAGCAAACGGTTGTTTTGCCGCAAACGGCCGTTACAGCCGAAGACGGCAAGGCAATCGTCCGCAAGGTCGAAGACGGCGTGGTGCGGCTGGTGCCGGTGGTAACCGGTATCCAGGATGGACAGTTCGTCGAAATCCTTTCCGGCCTCAAGGCAGGAGAACAGGCTGTTGCAAAAGCCGGCGCCTATGTCCGCGACGGCGACCGCATCAACCCGGTCAAATCTGCGCAACCGGCAACCAACTGA
- a CDS encoding ABC transporter substrate-binding protein yields the protein MNKKIASLLAAGVFSLAAFHANAAEKVTLQLKWVTQAQFAGYYVAKDKGFYEEEGLDVDIKPGGPDIAPAQVIAGGGADVIVDWMPSALATREKGVPLVNIAQPFKQSGMMLTCLKESGVTSPDDFKGKTLGVWFFGNEYPFLSWMSQLKIPTDGGPEGVTVLKQGFNVDPLIQKQAACISTMTYNEYWQVIDAGIKPEDLVTFKYEDQGVATLEDGLYVLEDKLKDPAFKEKMVKFVRASMKGWKYAEENPDEAADIVLENDSTGAQTEKHQKRMMGEIAKLTAGSNGALDEADFKRTVQSLLAGGSDPVISKEPEGAWTHEVTDEALK from the coding sequence ATGAATAAGAAAATTGCGTCTCTGCTTGCTGCAGGCGTCTTTTCGCTTGCCGCCTTCCATGCCAATGCCGCCGAGAAGGTTACGCTGCAACTGAAGTGGGTCACCCAGGCCCAGTTTGCCGGCTACTACGTGGCCAAGGACAAAGGCTTCTACGAGGAAGAGGGCCTCGACGTCGATATCAAGCCCGGCGGCCCAGATATCGCGCCGGCACAGGTGATCGCCGGCGGCGGAGCCGACGTCATCGTCGACTGGATGCCATCCGCTCTTGCCACGCGCGAAAAGGGCGTTCCGCTCGTCAACATCGCCCAGCCGTTCAAGCAGTCCGGCATGATGCTGACCTGTCTCAAGGAATCCGGCGTGACGAGCCCTGACGACTTCAAGGGCAAGACGCTCGGCGTCTGGTTCTTCGGCAACGAATATCCGTTCCTCTCCTGGATGTCGCAGTTGAAGATCCCGACGGACGGCGGTCCGGAAGGTGTGACCGTCTTGAAGCAGGGCTTCAACGTCGATCCCCTGATCCAGAAGCAGGCCGCCTGCATCTCCACGATGACCTATAACGAGTATTGGCAGGTGATCGACGCCGGCATCAAGCCGGAAGACCTCGTCACCTTCAAGTACGAGGACCAGGGCGTCGCCACTCTCGAAGACGGTCTCTACGTGCTCGAGGACAAGCTGAAGGACCCGGCCTTCAAGGAGAAGATGGTGAAGTTCGTCCGCGCCTCGATGAAGGGCTGGAAATATGCCGAGGAGAACCCGGACGAGGCTGCCGACATCGTCCTTGAGAACGATTCCACCGGTGCCCAGACGGAAAAGCATCAGAAGCGCATGATGGGCGAAATCGCCAAGCTGACTGCAGGCTCCAACGGCGCCCTCGACGAGGCCGACTTCAAGCGCACCGTCCAGTCGCTGCTCGCCGGCGGCTCCGACCCGGTCATCTCCAAGGAGCCGGAAGGCGCCTGGACGCACGAAGTAACGGACGAAGCGCTCAAGTAA
- a CDS encoding ABC transporter permease, whose amino-acid sequence MNLPVLAGAVLFWLAAWVLNEWLVRQHFAHPTAANAARFAVPLLFGITILVLWEGIVRGFGIPSVLLPAPSMIWQRLINSLPTLAADFRQTFLKAVLIGYALGCGLGFAVAILIDRSPFLQKGLLPFGNFVSALPVIGVAPIMVMWFGFDWQSKVAVVVIMTFFPMLVNTVSGLAAASHMERDLMRTYAATWWQTLVKLRLPAAWPFIFNALKINSTLALIGAIVAEFFGTPIVGMGFRISTEVGRMNVDMVWAEIAVAAVAGSAFYGVVALAERAVTFWHPSIRSGRA is encoded by the coding sequence ATGAATCTTCCCGTTCTCGCCGGAGCCGTGCTCTTCTGGCTCGCTGCCTGGGTCTTAAACGAATGGCTCGTGCGCCAGCACTTTGCGCACCCAACGGCCGCCAACGCCGCGCGTTTTGCCGTTCCCCTCCTCTTCGGCATCACCATTCTCGTGCTTTGGGAGGGCATTGTCCGCGGCTTCGGCATTCCGTCGGTGCTGCTCCCGGCGCCCTCGATGATCTGGCAGCGCCTCATCAACTCACTGCCGACGCTGGCGGCCGATTTCCGGCAGACCTTTCTCAAGGCCGTGCTGATCGGCTATGCGCTCGGCTGCGGCCTCGGCTTCGCCGTGGCGATCCTGATCGATCGCTCTCCTTTCCTGCAGAAAGGCCTGCTGCCTTTCGGCAACTTCGTCTCCGCCCTGCCCGTCATCGGCGTCGCGCCGATCATGGTCATGTGGTTCGGCTTCGACTGGCAGTCGAAGGTTGCCGTCGTCGTCATCATGACTTTCTTCCCGATGCTGGTGAACACGGTTTCCGGTTTGGCGGCGGCCAGCCACATGGAGCGCGACCTGATGCGCACCTACGCGGCCACATGGTGGCAGACGCTCGTCAAGCTGCGCTTGCCGGCCGCCTGGCCTTTCATTTTCAACGCGCTCAAGATTAACTCCACGCTGGCGCTGATCGGCGCCATCGTGGCCGAATTCTTCGGGACGCCCATTGTCGGCATGGGCTTCCGGATCTCCACAGAAGTGGGCCGCATGAACGTCGACATGGTTTGGGCCGAGATCGCCGTTGCGGCGGTGGCTGGCTCCGCCTTCTACGGGGTGGTCGCGCTCGCCGAGCGGGCCGTCACCTTCTGGCATCCGTCCATCCGCAGTGGACGGGCCTAA
- a CDS encoding ABC transporter permease yields the protein MRDQSFLKDKLLPISTVVLLLIAVWYVAAIYLNAPFERDTAARARTEIGFSEIVRNTMVQERPVLPAPHQVVAEIWDTTVNKAITSKRSLIYHAWITLSATLLGFGIGAALGVLLAVGIVHNRAMDRSLMPWVIASQTIPILAIAPMIIVVLNAIGIAGLLPKALISTYLSFFPVVVGMVKGLRSPETIQLDLMHTYNASSAQTFWKLRWPSSMPYLFTSLKVAVAISLVGAIVGELPTGAVAGLGARLLAGSYYGQTVQIWAALFMAAALAAVLVMIVGLAHTAVLKRMGAKA from the coding sequence ATGCGCGACCAAAGCTTTCTCAAGGACAAGCTGCTGCCGATCAGCACCGTCGTCTTGCTATTGATCGCCGTCTGGTATGTGGCCGCCATTTACCTCAACGCGCCCTTCGAGCGCGATACGGCCGCGCGCGCCAGAACCGAAATCGGCTTCTCCGAAATCGTCCGGAACACGATGGTGCAGGAGCGGCCCGTCCTGCCCGCGCCTCATCAGGTCGTGGCCGAAATCTGGGATACGACCGTCAACAAGGCGATCACGTCGAAGCGGAGCCTCATCTATCACGCCTGGATCACGCTGTCCGCGACGCTGCTCGGCTTCGGCATCGGCGCCGCGCTCGGCGTCCTTCTCGCCGTCGGCATCGTTCACAACCGTGCGATGGACAGGTCCTTGATGCCGTGGGTGATCGCCAGCCAGACCATCCCAATCCTTGCGATCGCGCCGATGATCATCGTCGTTCTGAACGCGATCGGCATTGCCGGCCTGCTGCCGAAGGCGCTGATCTCGACGTACCTCTCGTTCTTCCCGGTCGTCGTCGGCATGGTGAAGGGGCTGCGCAGCCCGGAAACGATCCAGCTCGACCTGATGCACACCTATAATGCCTCATCGGCGCAGACCTTCTGGAAGCTGCGCTGGCCATCCTCCATGCCCTACCTCTTCACCTCGCTGAAAGTCGCCGTCGCCATCTCGCTTGTCGGCGCGATCGTCGGAGAGTTGCCGACAGGGGCTGTGGCCGGGCTTGGCGCCCGCCTGCTCGCCGGGTCGTATTACGGTCAGACGGTACAGATCTGGGCGGCTCTGTTTATGGCCGCAGCGCTCGCCGCCGTCCTCGTCATGATCGTCGGCCTGGCGCACACCGCCGTTCTCAAGCGCATGGGAGCCAAGGCATGA